The Glycine max cultivar Williams 82 chromosome 12, Glycine_max_v4.0, whole genome shotgun sequence genome window below encodes:
- the LOC100797822 gene encoding uncharacterized protein, whose product MLQQITEQVKMIREKIKASQDRQKNYYEKRRKPLDFQEGEHVFLKVSPVTGVGRALKSRKLTPKYLGPYQILKKVGPVAYQITLPPSLSNLHPMFHVSQLRRYNPDPSHVLALDEVQVKDNLTYKAQPQKITDRRMKSLRGKEIALVKVQWGPDKGDSTWELEDRARELYPKFSASALFSGFRVVHDSWNWIAGILRKLGGVDGDPVLRGMRIRVM is encoded by the exons atgctacaacaaaTTACCGAACAAGTGAAGATGAttcgagagaaaataaaagcatctcaggataggcagaagaACTATTATGAAAAAAGGAGGAAGCCATTAGATTTTCAAGAAGGAGAACAcgtgtttttgaaggtttctcctgtAACCGGAGTCGGAAGAGCTCTCAAATCTAGGAAGTTGACGCCCAAGTATCTAGGTCCGTATCAAATTTTGAAGAAGgttgggcctgtagcttatcaaATCACTTTACCTCCGAGTTTATCGAATTTGCACCCTatgtttcatgtctctcaatTGAGACGATACAACCCGGATCCATCACATGTACTCGCATTGGATGAAGTACAagtgaaggataacctcacctacaaagcacaacctcagaagatTACTGATCGAAGAATGAAGTCGCtgagaggaaaggagatcgcGTTGGTGAAAGTGCAGTGGGGACCCGACAAGGGTGATTCAACCTGGGAGTTAGAGGATAGGGcgagagaattgtacccaa agttttctgcctctgccctATTTTCTGGGTTTAGGGTAGTTCATGATAGTTGGAATTGGATTGCTGGGATATTAcggaagcttggaggggttgatggggacccggtgctgagaggaaTGAGGATAAGGGTTATGtag